Below is a genomic region from Brassica rapa cultivar Chiifu-401-42 chromosome A08, CAAS_Brap_v3.01, whole genome shotgun sequence.
aataatatattatgtcTTGAATCTGGTGCATTTGTTTCGCAAAGTAACTAGTGAGTTGAACTAAACTATATGTATTTAGGTATTACATTGAGAAAGCAAATGAAGTTATAAGTTTGTTTCATAGACAAATAAGAGAGATGTGAATATatggattttatatttttctggaGTCACTCTTTTTCTAACTTTTCCCTTTGATGTAAAACTCATTTTTTTCATGCCTACTAAAATCCATTTTAATAACAATGAGGTTTTTACCAAACATCTTCTTAAAATTTCAACTCAAACGCAAAACATTAAAAGTGCAATTATTatcttttcttataaatatgaaaacacATCTGTTgcaaaagtatatatatgaaaaaaaccATTTAACCTAAGAACATATTACATGCCGCAAATGTTTTTGCCTGAAAtgattttgactttttttttttttaaatgatttgacTTATTTTGTTATAAGATTAAACAACTTTacttatatacaaaataatgtGGATTTCTGCAGGATTCGTGGGCTATATGCAGAATCTTCAAAAAGACAAACACAACGACCCTAAGAGCTATGCCTCACTCATTTGTTTCCTCGTTGCCATCAGAGACAAGCATAGACACAATGTCGTTATCAAACACATCACACTTTTCTTCGGAGAAGATCCTCAAAACTAGCTCTCACTTCCAGGTTCATCATGAGAATATGAGCAGTACTACCAAACCTAGTAGTAGTCCAACTTCTCATGTGGCCACTATAAATCCATTCTCTTACTTGGATTTCACTTCCTACGAGAAAACCACCAACGTTTTCAATCCGGTTTCATCTTTAGACCAGCAATACCTCACTAATCTCTTTCTTGCCACACAAGAAACACAACCTCAGTTTCCAAGGCTCGCCTCATCTAATGAATTCCCCTCATTTCTCCTAAACACGTCATCGTCAGATTCTGCCTTCTTAGGAGAATGCACAAGCCAAATCGACCTAAGCGTTATGTTGGCTCAAGAGCAGTGTCCAGCGCTTGTAAGCCTACCACAAGAGTATCAAGAGAAAGGAAATGGGGAAATAAAGAGCATGGGTGGTTGCAATGAAGATCATCATAATCACTGTGGCACACTAATGTTTGGTGATACTGGTCCAACCGTTGAAGAGAACCATCGTCATCATTATCAAGACATGAAACATAACATGACATTGTTGGAGAGTTATTATTCCTCTTTGTCGTCAAGTAATGGCGATTTGCCAGTTTGTTTCTCCACAACTTGATTGATGTGGGTAAATTTCCTGTTTTTGCCTTGTGGCCTTCTTGCCTTGGCTTTCCCTTTGTAGGTTTTCTCTTTGACTAGCTGATGCAATGAAATTAAACCATTATTAATTATGCTTCGTTGAGTGTTTTATTTCACACAATTTAGTGTAAGATTGACTCGAGTGGAggatataaacaaaaaaattaaattaaacgaAAGAAAACCTTTAACAGATTTACGAAGCCCAAAAACAAATCTTTTCTAGAGCTGAGAAGTAAGAATGACCACAATAAAATACAGAATTGTTACTGAAATATTGCAACAAAATTGGAATTCAAAATGACACTAAGTGTATACAAAAATGGTTCGGCAATTCAGAAGAAACGTTGGGGCGTAATTTTCATGAACTATTTACTTTTGgtaatatattcaaattttatcaaaaaataataatttttcatgAACTGCTGAACGAATGGCCGTCCATGAACTTGAGCCTGATCCAATAGAACTTTCACGACCATGTCCAAAGTTGCAGTCAAATATAAAGGCATTGCTGGCCTTACTTCAAAGCTTTTTCCGGTGCTATGGAAAGTAAACATAATCCTGTACCAGTTGCCCAAAACTAAGTGGAAACAGCTAAAGATCACTCCGTTAGGAAGTGATATCTAGCAGATTCTGGTTATGCCCGGTTTATCATCATACTGTGTGATGTTCGAGTTCGATATAATACTTCAGCGATGGCACTACGTATGTAATAAAACTAAATTGTAAAAGACACTCCGGACAGCCGGACAAGTAAAAATATGTGTAATTCATAATGTCAGAGACGAGACAGTGAAAAAGATGTATCCTTTCAaggccaaaataaaaaaaacgtaaaacccTCAAGCCTTGGTAGCTACTTTCTCCTTAGCCTTTTGGAGTTTCAAAACTTTCTTCACGATCTTCTGCTCTTCAACAAGGAATGCTCGCACGATCCTGTAAAAATCCAGAAACACACACACCACTTAGTTTAGCAAACTCTCAAGTTATGTAATACAAACATATGACTTATAggttaaacaaacaaacaaaccttTCCCTGACAGCTAAAGCAGACAAAACTCCACCATAAGCACGGTTCACAGTCCTTCTGTTTCTCGATAACCTAGACCTCTTATATTCCGTGGGCCTCAAGTGAGGAATctgaaataaaaatgtaaagcCCATTATAAACATCGTTACACTCACATCGAAATTACagtaaaatatattgaaaagatTAAGAATTTCTGCCACGGGTGGATAGTAATCCCTTATGTTATTACAAGGAACAACTTGAAAGACAAGGTGGCACGAACACTTTAGCTTATGATTATgttatgtactgatggagatTTATCTAACCAGCACAAGACCGTCAATAAGCACGACACTATTTCAACAACCAGAaactctcaaaaaaaaaaacattcaatctCATTGATTGACTACTCAAACTTGCATGAATCAAAATCCAGAGCACTAGAGAACACTTACTCCATGGATACGCTTGCCTGTAACAGGGCATTTGGGACCACTGGCTCTCTTCTTGGTGGTTTGATACACCAATTTGCCTCCTGGAGTTTTGACGATACGGTGCTGGTTCGATTTGGTGGCGTAGCTGTGACGCGACCGGTATACAAGACGCTGCACCATTTTCTTGGCCGCTCCCTCAGGGTTTTACTCTGAGACGGAGATAATATACGAGGGAGATGACTAAAGGCCTAACCTAGACTCATTTGGGCCTTGTGAGTCACATAATGGGCCTATTCATCTTTATCACTACTACGTTTCAAATTACAGGCCCAAGTAGTAAACCATCGATTTATTTATATACGGGTTTTCTTATTCAAACTCAAATACACCGCGGTGAATGTTTATTATACTGTTTGATGTTTACTCTTGTACCTTATTATAGAATGTAAATTAATCGGGAAAATTTTATGTTAATGTGAGAAAAAGACAAGCAAATTGTCATGTCTAATCTTATGCAAACTTCCTTGCAAAAACTACATTGCCAACCAAGATTGGTTTACTGAACAAAGGTAAATACAgcatattttcttcttttttttttgtttgcaaatGGATGGTATGATTGTGTTGATACTATTTAGCTTCATTTTGGCTTTGCAAAAGGCTTTTTGTTGATGTTTGAGTTTGTAAAATTTTTAGGGGATTTGCCAAGTTTAACCGTGCTGATTACCCACTAAGCTAAGGCAAGGGAAGAGGATTGTTCCTGATGGCTTGAATGCCAAGTTTATGTGTTGCCATGGTCCGCTGGCTAACCGTCAGCCTGGAAATGCGTTCTTGTTGGTGCACAATGATGACTTGTGTATTTGGCTTCGATAAGTTTtgcatatatgtttttttttgttttgttttgagccATCAGTTTCGAAGTTTACTCTTGGAATTTTATTGTTCATATGGAGGAGTGCTATGGTAGActtttgatttctttttcttcaaaatcgTTGTTCCGATTTTTTTAAtgtgtactttttt
It encodes:
- the LOC103835618 gene encoding protein FEZ gives rise to the protein MEERNNDGDHKMEEVLLPGFRFHPTDEELVSFYLKRKIQHNPLSIELIRQLDIYKYDPWDLPKFATGEKEWYFYCPRDRKYRNSSRPNRVTGAGFWKATGTDRPIYSSEGNKCIGLKKSLVFYKGRAAKGVKTDWMMHEFRMPSLSEPSPSSKRFFDSPVSPNDSWAICRIFKKTNTTTLRAMPHSFVSSLPSETSIDTMSLSNTSHFSSEKILKTSSHFQVHHENMSSTTKPSSSPTSHVATINPFSYLDFTSYEKTTNVFNPVSSLDQQYLTNLFLATQETQPQFPRLASSNEFPSFLLNTSSSDSAFLGECTSQIDLSVMLAQEQCPALVSLPQEYQEKGNGEIKSMGGCNEDHHNHCGTLMFGDTGPTVEENHRHHYQDMKHNMTLLESYYSSLSSSNGDLPVCFSTT
- the LOC103835619 gene encoding 60S ribosomal protein L34-1, which produces MVQRLVYRSRHSYATKSNQHRIVKTPGGKLVYQTTKKRASGPKCPVTGKRIHGIPHLRPTEYKRSRLSRNRRTVNRAYGGVLSALAVRERIVRAFLVEEQKIVKKVLKLQKAKEKVATKA